A single window of Archangium gephyra DNA harbors:
- a CDS encoding TIGR02265 family protein: MVSNQDAAELASPRELELRLKLIPPGDTVRGYFFNCALEQVRLQGDEEALRRCVEASGLESPTAFFKYPMSALLRLLYHVAWALNDSRGGFEASLRLLGQWTAKEFLRGSVGRTMLLLAGRNLKRLADYLPTAYGTGWEHGWGEVMWTGSGQCLVSIHGNVVPYPYFEGVFLEVFQAAGATNLKVRGWQLGTAHTRYSLSWD; this comes from the coding sequence ATGGTCTCGAATCAGGATGCGGCGGAGCTGGCTTCACCGCGCGAGCTGGAGCTGCGGTTGAAGCTGATCCCTCCCGGCGACACCGTGCGAGGCTATTTCTTCAACTGCGCCCTGGAGCAGGTCCGTCTCCAGGGGGATGAAGAGGCGCTGCGGCGCTGTGTCGAGGCGAGCGGGCTGGAGTCGCCCACGGCCTTCTTCAAGTACCCGATGAGCGCCCTGCTGCGGCTGCTCTACCACGTGGCGTGGGCCCTGAATGACTCCCGCGGAGGTTTCGAGGCGTCCCTGCGGCTGCTCGGGCAGTGGACGGCGAAGGAGTTCCTGCGGGGCTCGGTGGGCAGGACGATGTTGTTGTTGGCCGGAAGGAACCTGAAGCGGCTGGCCGATTATCTGCCCACCGCCTACGGCACGGGCTGGGAGCACGGGTGGGGCGAGGTGATGTGGACCGGCTCCGGCCAGTGCCTCGTGTCCATCCACGGCAACGTCGTTCCCTACCCGTACTTCGAAGGTGTCTTCCTGGAGGTGTTCCAGGCCGCGGGCGCCACGAACCTGAAGGTCAGGGGATGGCAGCTGGGCACCGCCCACACGCGCTACTCACTCTCCTGGGACTGA
- a CDS encoding alpha/beta hydrolase — MIESQVFTTNHEGQRLVGLAARPEHLEGPLPTVLLVHGFFGTKEERGLFDAVTRALTGNGLAVIRFDFSGCGESEGRYVDTSPTKMVAELGVMLAFTRTLPEVDTGRLGLLGHCMGVNTILALAPEHIRCAVLMATPARPLEYLPAFMGEGYNPRGVSSRHTSLGTRCDIGPHFFTDAAGHGMVERMRRWHVPALFIHNAEDATVPSDDSRLLHEVALAPKELLLLPGSSHTPRHPSLYEALVRWYGQFLTSPDSGRASLARPEDPSASPLEFPRRAHGV; from the coding sequence ATGATCGAATCCCAGGTCTTCACGACGAATCATGAGGGGCAACGGCTCGTGGGGCTCGCGGCCCGCCCCGAGCACCTCGAGGGCCCCCTGCCCACGGTGCTCCTCGTGCATGGCTTCTTCGGCACCAAGGAGGAGCGGGGGCTCTTCGACGCCGTCACCCGGGCGCTCACCGGCAACGGGCTCGCGGTCATCCGCTTCGACTTCTCCGGATGTGGCGAGAGCGAGGGGCGCTACGTCGACACCTCCCCCACGAAGATGGTGGCCGAGCTCGGAGTGATGCTCGCGTTCACGCGGACCCTGCCCGAGGTCGACACCGGGCGCCTCGGACTGCTGGGCCACTGCATGGGCGTGAATACGATTCTGGCGCTCGCCCCGGAGCACATCCGCTGCGCGGTGCTGATGGCGACACCCGCCCGGCCGCTGGAGTACCTCCCCGCCTTCATGGGCGAGGGCTACAACCCACGAGGGGTCTCCAGCCGCCATACGTCGCTCGGAACGCGGTGTGACATCGGGCCGCACTTCTTCACCGATGCGGCGGGCCACGGCATGGTGGAACGGATGCGGCGGTGGCACGTGCCCGCCCTCTTCATCCACAACGCGGAGGATGCGACGGTGCCCTCGGACGACTCGCGGCTGCTGCACGAGGTGGCCCTCGCGCCCAAGGAGTTGCTCCTGCTTCCGGGCAGCTCCCACACTCCGCGGCATCCCTCGCTGTACGAGGCCCTGGTCCGCTGGTACGGCCAGTTCCTCACGAGCCCTGACTCCGGGCGGGCGAGCCTCGCGCGCCCGGAGGACCCGAGCGCATCACCGCTCGAGTTCCCACGCCGGGCTCACGGCGTGTAA
- a CDS encoding ArsR/SmtB family transcription factor has translation MDIVFKALADPSRRQLLDLLYQENGRTLGELCEHLDMSRQAVTKHLDVLEEANLVAVVWRGREKLHYLNPVPLQDIYERWIGKFERQRLHALHTLKTRLEEDDES, from the coding sequence ATGGACATCGTGTTCAAGGCACTCGCCGACCCGAGCCGCCGGCAGCTCCTGGACCTGCTGTACCAGGAGAACGGGCGGACGCTCGGCGAGCTCTGCGAGCACCTGGACATGTCCCGTCAGGCGGTCACCAAGCACCTGGACGTGCTCGAGGAGGCCAACCTCGTCGCCGTCGTGTGGCGGGGCCGAGAGAAGCTGCACTACCTCAATCCCGTGCCGCTGCAGGACATCTACGAGCGGTGGATCGGGAAGTTCGAGCGTCAGCGCCTGCACGCGCTGCACACGCTCAAGACAAGGCTGGAAGAAGATGACGAATCCTAA
- a CDS encoding alpha/beta hydrolase produces the protein MGHVHIIRDFASPQEGFTRTVRIYTPDGYDQAPHHRFPVLYMHDGQNVFAHPESAVFDTWCANLTLERMVGEGRAEPWIIVAVDSGPGRLEEYSPWNESRANVQARGGAYARFVVETLKPYVDGAYRTRQGSEWTAIMGSSLGGLMSLYIGWKYPEVFGRIGALSPSVMWSEYKLFEHWKAHSRRWSRIYLDAGTHEWINPGGVPLPYGEATRDFYVHLKQLGYADHELALVLEPEGLHHESAWQRRLPLAMNWLLG, from the coding sequence ATGGGTCACGTGCACATCATCCGAGACTTCGCCTCCCCGCAGGAGGGCTTCACCCGTACCGTTCGCATCTACACGCCGGACGGGTACGACCAGGCCCCCCACCACCGGTTCCCCGTCCTCTACATGCACGACGGGCAGAACGTCTTCGCCCATCCCGAGTCGGCCGTCTTCGACACGTGGTGTGCCAACCTCACCCTGGAGCGGATGGTGGGCGAGGGCCGCGCGGAGCCGTGGATCATCGTGGCCGTCGACTCGGGCCCCGGGCGGCTGGAGGAGTACTCGCCCTGGAACGAGTCGCGCGCCAACGTCCAGGCCCGGGGGGGCGCCTACGCCCGCTTCGTCGTCGAGACGCTCAAGCCCTACGTGGATGGGGCCTACCGCACGCGCCAGGGCTCCGAGTGGACGGCCATCATGGGCTCGTCGCTGGGTGGGCTCATGTCGCTGTACATCGGCTGGAAGTACCCCGAGGTGTTCGGCCGCATCGGCGCGCTGTCGCCCTCGGTGATGTGGAGCGAGTACAAGCTCTTCGAGCACTGGAAGGCCCACAGCCGGCGCTGGTCGCGCATCTACCTGGACGCCGGGACGCACGAGTGGATCAACCCCGGGGGCGTGCCGCTGCCCTACGGCGAGGCCACGCGCGACTTCTACGTCCACCTCAAGCAGCTGGGGTACGCGGACCACGAGCTGGCGCTGGTGCTGGAGCCGGAGGGGCTGCACCACGAGTCGGCCTGGCAGCGGCGGTTGCCGCTGGCGATGAACTGGCTGCTCGGGTGA
- a CDS encoding SRPBCC family protein, with protein MTNPKPQFVYVTYIQTTPEKVWAALQDPEMTRQFWGMHKNVSDWKPGSRWTHQDYESNEVRVTGQVLEAEPPRKLVLTWGWPEGRPGAEPPSRVTFLIEPFMGTVRLTVLHDELVEGGAMMKGISQGWPPILSSLKSLLETGQPLAMTTKRWGG; from the coding sequence ATGACGAATCCTAAGCCGCAGTTCGTCTACGTCACGTACATCCAGACGACGCCGGAGAAGGTCTGGGCCGCCCTGCAGGACCCCGAGATGACCCGGCAGTTCTGGGGCATGCACAAGAACGTCTCCGACTGGAAGCCCGGCTCGCGCTGGACGCATCAGGACTATGAGTCCAACGAGGTGCGCGTCACCGGCCAGGTGCTCGAGGCCGAGCCGCCCAGGAAGCTCGTCCTCACCTGGGGCTGGCCCGAGGGGCGTCCCGGGGCCGAGCCTCCGTCCAGGGTCACCTTCCTCATCGAGCCCTTCATGGGCACGGTGCGCCTGACGGTGCTGCACGACGAGCTCGTCGAGGGCGGCGCCATGATGAAGGGAATCTCCCAGGGCTGGCCGCCCATCCTCTCGAGCCTCAAGTCGCTGCTCGAGACTGGCCAGCCGCTGGCGATGACCACGAAGCGCTGGGGTGGCTAG
- a CDS encoding thermonuclease family protein, with amino-acid sequence MHLSHGWRVLCVVLGLGLVVLCACGSESSCGPGAGVVSRVVDGDTLVLQSGERVRYLLVDTPESTGGKHECFGAEARDFNRSLVEGRLVRLEYGEACTDRYGRLLAYVTVDGREVNALLAEGGYACVLYISPAGKSRRSEFEALESAAQRAGRGLWGQCSVAPCAR; translated from the coding sequence ATGCACCTGAGTCATGGCTGGCGGGTGCTGTGCGTGGTGCTCGGGCTGGGGCTCGTCGTGCTGTGCGCGTGCGGCTCGGAGTCCTCGTGTGGCCCGGGTGCCGGTGTGGTGTCGAGGGTCGTGGATGGGGACACCCTCGTGCTCCAGAGCGGCGAGCGCGTGCGCTACCTGCTCGTGGACACCCCGGAGAGCACGGGCGGCAAACACGAGTGTTTCGGCGCCGAGGCCCGGGACTTCAACCGCTCGCTCGTGGAGGGGCGCCTGGTGCGGCTGGAGTACGGCGAGGCGTGTACCGACCGCTATGGGCGGCTGCTCGCGTATGTGACGGTGGACGGACGCGAGGTGAATGCACTGCTCGCGGAGGGTGGGTACGCCTGCGTGCTGTACATATCTCCCGCGGGCAAGTCCCGGCGCTCGGAGTTCGAGGCGCTCGAGTCCGCGGCCCAGCGCGCCGGGCGCGGCCTGTGGGGCCAGTGTTCTGTCGCGCCCTGTGCACGGTGA
- a CDS encoding lamin tail domain-containing protein — MRAVPLRCASLALVLMCGACGPLFDDVEPACDGWRPGDVVLTELLPDPEGTDTGQEWLELHNPGRSAVDLRGLLLYAARPDGSQERAYLFEESVPVEARGYVVLGDVRSDALPAQVTHSYGDTLGSLGNSGGLVGLRCGSVVVDEVRYTGPLRSGVARIYDGRLVPDAVDNDEASRWCDAPAPASDGGTRASPGAANPACAEAATDGGVPAGSCLSSRTGMVRSLSRPRPGDLVITEVMADPKAVADTQGEWVEVYALREVDLNGVTLANEGSGRALLGDSRCLELKAGTHGVLARSAEATLNGGLPPVLGTFAFGLSNGPEPHALRLSLEETLLDEVSWTSAATPGVSRQLDPARRDATRNDAPEGFCLTPKDFRFGLGDQGTPGAENRPCT, encoded by the coding sequence ATGAGAGCCGTTCCCCTTCGCTGTGCTTCCCTGGCCCTGGTGCTGATGTGTGGTGCCTGTGGCCCGTTGTTCGATGACGTGGAGCCCGCCTGTGACGGGTGGAGGCCCGGAGACGTCGTCCTCACCGAACTGCTGCCCGACCCCGAGGGGACGGACACCGGGCAGGAGTGGCTGGAGCTCCACAACCCCGGGCGCTCGGCGGTGGACCTGCGCGGGCTGCTGCTCTACGCGGCCCGCCCGGATGGCTCGCAGGAGCGGGCCTACCTCTTCGAGGAGTCCGTGCCCGTGGAGGCCAGGGGCTATGTGGTGCTCGGCGACGTGCGCTCCGACGCTCTGCCCGCCCAGGTGACTCACTCGTACGGCGACACCCTGGGCTCGCTGGGCAACTCGGGCGGGCTCGTCGGCCTGCGCTGTGGCTCCGTCGTCGTCGACGAGGTGCGCTACACCGGACCCCTCCGCTCGGGCGTGGCGCGCATCTACGACGGGCGGCTCGTCCCGGACGCGGTCGACAACGACGAGGCGAGCCGCTGGTGTGATGCGCCCGCTCCCGCTTCGGACGGTGGCACGCGGGCGAGCCCCGGTGCCGCGAACCCGGCCTGTGCGGAGGCCGCCACGGATGGAGGCGTGCCCGCGGGCTCGTGTCTGTCTTCACGCACGGGGATGGTCCGGAGCCTGTCGCGTCCGCGTCCGGGAGACCTGGTCATCACCGAGGTCATGGCCGATCCGAAGGCCGTGGCGGACACGCAAGGGGAGTGGGTGGAGGTGTATGCCCTGCGCGAGGTGGACCTCAATGGCGTGACGCTCGCCAACGAGGGGAGTGGCCGGGCCCTGCTCGGTGACTCGCGGTGTCTGGAGTTGAAGGCGGGCACCCATGGTGTGCTCGCCCGGAGCGCGGAGGCCACGCTCAATGGTGGGCTGCCTCCCGTCCTGGGCACCTTCGCGTTTGGCTTGAGCAACGGCCCGGAGCCCCATGCGCTCCGGTTGTCCCTCGAGGAGACCTTGCTCGACGAGGTGTCCTGGACGAGCGCCGCGACGCCCGGGGTGTCCCGGCAGCTCGACCCGGCACGCAGGGATGCCACGCGCAACGATGCGCCGGAGGGCTTCTGTCTGACGCCCAAGGACTTCCGCTTCGGTCTGGGAGACCAGGGCACCCCTGGCGCGGAGAACCGTCCATGCACCTGA
- the agmC gene encoding adventurous gliding motility protein AgmC, translating into MKTPFMKTWLAAAVCVLALGSSAALAEADTFGVGSGRNLGLSVDAASTINSYAPVTASLEVGSTAIPIGACTGNATCFAAGDLVLVYQTTGLVKAPTPEPVDITAASEGVGRWEFARLDAGTTEARLVLTAPLIRGYAPNVTQVIRVPEYTNITIASTGIITAPAWDGSTGGIIAFLATGTVNNMGVISASALGFRGGQYVNDTTGASGCSGALTPEQPAPSGAQKGEGIVSSRYGTAQTGRGNVANGAGGGVCQKSGGGGGGHGGVGGKGGRSSDGGRDVGGLGGAALTYEPLTQWTFGGGGGSGHGSSGTGVPGGRGGGAIFIRAGQLTGSGTITASGGSANASNLDGGSGGGAGGSVYLRFVRTADCGAVSVTGGIGGNVNTLRVGPGGGGGGGRVLFQAEGGSCPIVANGATAGVQLESSEPSYGAQAGTAVDPTLLPGGFVVPEVPTIITPANGSVTSNRRPPITGEARPAGVTVLLYIDGNYAGSQTSDASGNYTFTPPADLSDGPHTVQAVSEVLAVSSPRSAINTFTVDTVAPDTTIVTGPSGFTRQNTATFEFSATEPGVTYECSLNGADFTPCPVSLTLNGLVEGAYTLQVRARDAAGNVDESPATRSFRVTGADLALLGSGCSATGGDASWVLLGLGTFTALARRRRRSE; encoded by the coding sequence ATGAAGACTCCATTCATGAAGACGTGGCTCGCGGCCGCGGTGTGCGTGCTGGCGCTCGGCTCGAGCGCGGCCCTGGCCGAGGCCGACACGTTCGGCGTGGGCTCGGGGCGCAACCTGGGGCTCTCGGTGGATGCGGCCAGTACGATCAACAGCTATGCCCCCGTCACGGCCTCGCTGGAGGTGGGCAGCACCGCCATCCCCATCGGAGCGTGTACCGGAAACGCCACCTGCTTCGCCGCCGGTGACCTGGTGCTGGTGTACCAGACAACGGGCCTCGTGAAGGCCCCCACCCCGGAGCCGGTCGACATCACGGCCGCTTCGGAGGGAGTGGGGCGCTGGGAGTTCGCGCGGCTGGACGCGGGGACGACAGAGGCGAGGCTGGTGCTCACGGCCCCACTCATCCGGGGGTACGCGCCCAACGTGACCCAGGTCATCCGGGTGCCCGAGTACACCAATATCACCATCGCCTCGACGGGCATCATCACGGCTCCGGCCTGGGATGGGAGCACGGGAGGCATCATCGCGTTCCTGGCCACTGGCACGGTGAACAACATGGGGGTGATCAGCGCCAGCGCCCTGGGGTTCCGCGGGGGCCAGTACGTGAATGACACCACGGGGGCCTCGGGCTGCTCGGGAGCGCTGACACCGGAGCAGCCAGCCCCCTCGGGCGCGCAGAAGGGCGAGGGCATCGTCAGCTCGCGCTACGGCACCGCCCAGACCGGGCGTGGCAACGTGGCCAATGGCGCGGGCGGAGGTGTCTGCCAGAAGTCGGGCGGAGGAGGCGGTGGACATGGCGGGGTGGGTGGCAAGGGAGGGCGCTCGAGCGACGGAGGGCGGGACGTGGGCGGGCTGGGAGGCGCGGCGCTCACCTACGAACCCTTGACCCAATGGACGTTCGGCGGTGGCGGCGGGTCCGGTCATGGCTCCAGCGGCACGGGCGTACCGGGAGGGCGTGGAGGTGGCGCCATCTTCATCCGGGCCGGCCAGCTCACGGGGTCGGGCACCATCACCGCCTCGGGTGGCTCGGCCAACGCCTCGAACCTGGATGGAGGCAGTGGCGGTGGCGCGGGTGGCTCCGTCTACCTGCGCTTCGTCAGGACGGCCGACTGCGGTGCGGTCTCCGTCACGGGAGGCATCGGCGGCAACGTCAACACCCTCCGGGTGGGACCGGGAGGGGGTGGCGGAGGAGGACGGGTGCTGTTCCAGGCCGAGGGAGGCTCCTGCCCCATCGTCGCCAATGGTGCGACGGCCGGCGTTCAGTTGGAGTCCTCGGAGCCGTCCTACGGAGCCCAGGCGGGCACGGCGGTCGACCCCACCCTGCTGCCGGGCGGCTTCGTCGTGCCCGAGGTCCCCACGATCATCACGCCGGCCAACGGCTCGGTCACCAGCAACCGCCGTCCCCCCATTACTGGCGAGGCCCGGCCCGCGGGTGTCACGGTGCTCCTCTACATCGATGGCAACTACGCAGGCAGCCAGACATCCGACGCCAGCGGCAACTACACCTTCACTCCCCCCGCCGACCTGTCCGATGGCCCGCACACCGTGCAGGCCGTCTCGGAGGTGCTGGCGGTGAGCAGTCCGAGGAGCGCGATCAACACCTTCACGGTGGACACCGTTGCGCCGGACACCACCATCGTCACCGGCCCGTCTGGCTTCACCCGGCAGAACACCGCGACGTTCGAGTTCAGCGCGACGGAGCCGGGCGTCACCTACGAGTGCAGCCTGAATGGTGCGGACTTCACCCCGTGCCCTGTGAGCCTCACCCTCAACGGGCTCGTCGAGGGTGCGTACACCCTGCAGGTGCGGGCCCGGGATGCGGCGGGCAACGTGGACGAAAGCCCGGCCACGCGGAGCTTCCGCGTCACGGGTGCGGACCTCGCCCTGCTGGGCAGTGGCTGCTCGGCCACGGGAGGAGACGCCTCGTGGGTGCTGCTGGGCCTGGGCACGTTCACCGCGCTGGCCCGCCGCAGGCGCCGGAGCGAGTGA